The genomic region CTGATGGCAGCACCCACCGAATTCCACCTTTTCAAAACCGTCACAATCAGGGTAAATCCTGCAATACCGGTGATGATTCTGATCTGAGTGGATGCAAACGGATCATAAGTTCCCATTCCGATTTTACTCAGAATCAGTCCGGCAGCCTGGCCAACGGCCCCACCGAAGGCCAGCAAAATTCCCTTAACGGAATAATGAAAATCCAGTTTTCCGCCTTCTGTACCCGGACGTTTCAGCACCACAATGGCGATACCTGAAAGAGTCAGGGCCATACCGGTCAGTTGGATGAAAGTCAGTGTCTCTCCCAGAAACATCCAACCTGCCAGAGCCGTCATGGGAGGGACCAGGGTCATGATGAGCATGGCAATTCTGGCAGTCACCTCCAGATAGGATCTGAACAGGAACAAATCGCCCAGTACAAATCCGACCAATCCTGAAAGAGAAAGCCAGAGCCAGGCATGGGGAGTGGCATCGACCGGAAAGAACAATCCGCGGCTGGCCCAGGTAAACAGACTGATAAAAATCATCGCCATGATCAGACGAATCCAGTTGACTGCCAGCGAGCCAACGGCACGACTCGCTCTTTCAAATGCAAGGGCAGTTACCGTCCAGCATACGGTCGTTCCCAGTGCAGCCCATTCACCTGTATTTGATACTATCATGACTTTCCTGTCGGGTTAATTGATGAGTCAGTGCACAAGACGAATGCTGTCGATTCTGACATCGGCCAGCGGCCAATCGGCCGGATCCACCGGAACGGATGCAATCCGGTTAATCACATCGAGACCTTTGGTTACCTGGCCAAACACGGTATGCTCACCATCCAGGTGGGCGGCCCCGCCGGTGGTTTCATAAAAAGTGCGTTCTTCAGGTAAAAAAACCCGCTTGTTATCCTTTTCAATTTTATCCAGATCCCACCGGGTGACCGTCTTGCCATGCACCAGATAAAAATCGTAGGGAGATGAACGCTTTTCCGGATTGTTATCGTAGTCCCTTGTGGCAGCCAGGGCTCCGGGCCGGTGAATCAGACCGGGGCGGAATTCGGAAGGCAGCGTATAAACCCCGTATTTCTTTTTAAGGTCTTTTCTGGCAGGATCATCACTATCTCCTCCCTGAAGCACAAACCCGCGGATGACCCGGTAAAAGACAGTCCGGTCGTAAAAACCGAGATCAATCAACCGGATAAAATTGGCCCGGTGAACCGGTGTGTTCTCATACAACCGGATTCTGATTTCACCCATGCTTGTATAAAGAATGAGGTCATTGCCCGGATGTTTTTTTCCATAATCGAGCAGATAACTGACCGCATTTCGGTCATCCAGATACCGGAAATGGGGCTGGGTTTGAGTTGAACCGGAAATACTATCCGGAAGGACTTCCTTTGCCGAAGGGGTTCCTGGCTGGTCAGGACCGCAGGCAGTAAAAACGACCATCCAGCCTGCAAGAATCACAAAGGAGACTGATTTCACTTTTTTTCAGTTTGTGAATGAGTCGTGTCTTGATCGGGAGGTGGTGCCTGCTGGTCATCATCCTCATCAAAAACCTGATATTTGGTATCCTCAGTGTCTTCGAACTGACCAGTCCGGGCTGCCCAGATATACAATCCAAATCCTGCCAGGGCAATCAGAAGCGACATGATGATGAGGGCGTACTGTGAAGTCATAATTCTAAAATCGGCATCTGTCTTCAGGATTTCCAGCGAAGGCTGACAGAGTTTACAACCACCGATACCGAGCTGGCTGACATGGCCGCGGCCGCATAGATCGGAATCAGAACCCCTGTCATGGCAAGGGGGATCATCACCACGTTATAAACAAGCGCCCAGAAGAGGTTTTGCCTGATTTTCCGCTGGGTGCGTGCAGCCAGGAAAAGCACACGACCAATGGAATGAAGGTGGTTGTTCAGAAGAACCACCCCCGAGTTGTCGAGGGTGATCCGGTTTCCCTCGCCCATGGCAATTCCCACATCGGCCAATCCCAGCGCGGGAGCATCATTAACTCCGTCGCCGATCATGAGGATGCGGCTTCCATTCCGGCTGAATTCCCTGATCTTTTCGAGTTTATCATCAGGCGACTGTTCATACAGACAGTCCGCCCGGTCAAGTCCGAGTGAATGGGCCAGGCCCAGCACATTTTCCTTCCGGTCACCCGAAAGGACAGTGATCCTGTATCCATTTTTCTTCAGATGTCGAATGGCATCTGCTGCCTCGGGGCGAATGGAATCTTCCACCAAAAAAACAAACTGAAGGGTTCCGTTGATGGAAACAAAGACCGGTACACTTCCGGGAGCTCCGGTAAATTGATCCAATCCGTAATCCTGAGGGAACAAAACGGATTGTTCTTTCATCCAGCTCATGTTTCCAGCAGCAACCCACAGGCCTTCCACCTGAAACCGGATTCCACGGCCCGGGACACTTTCAGGATTGGAGTAATCACCATACCGGCCAAACTGCTCGAGCCCCCAGGAACTGATTGCTTTTGCAACCGGGTGAAAAATTTCCGTTTCGGCATGAGCCAATGAGGACAGGACCGGATCGGTGATGGGTCTTTCACCCACCCTCCTGACTTCAGCCACACGCATCACCCCGGTTGTTAATGTGCCAGTTTTATCGAAAACGATATGATCGACCTTAACCAGATTTTCAAGAACATCTCCCGATTTGATGAGAAGTCCTTTACCCAGGGCAACTCCATTACCCACCAGGATGGCCATGGGAGTGGCGATGGCCAGTGCACAGGGACAGGCAATCACCAGCACTGCCACAGCCGTCAGAAAAGGAGAAATTCCCGTCCCGGCCAGATGGTGATAGAAGCCAGTCAAAGCTGCAAGAGCCAGAATTATGTAAATAAACACTGCCGACACCCGGTCCACCAACCGGCTCAGGGGGGATTTGGTGAGTTGTGATTCCTCAATCAGTTCCATCACGCGACTCAGAACGGTTCCCTCTCCGGTTCCGGTTACCCGGATGGTAACCGTCGAAACCAGGTTCCTGCTTCCCGAAATCACCGCATCGCCCTTCATTTTTTCGACAGGAACCGACTCTCCGGTCAGCAGTGACTCATCGAAGGCAGACACCCCGGTCATCAGAATGCCATCCACTGGAATGCGGTCTCCGGGATAGAATTCAAGCTCATCCCCAAGACTTACCTGGTCCATGGCAACCGTTTCCCGCCCGGAACCGGAAACACGGGTGACCGATTCCACCCTGAATTCATCATACTTATCCGATTCCCGCAGCACCATCCGTTTAACTTTAATCTCTACATACCTTCCAAGCAGGATAAAAAAGATAAGCATGTTGGCTGTATCGTAATAGGTTTCCCCTTCCCCGGTGATGGTATGAACCGTACTCAGGAAAAACGCTGACAGGGTTCCCAAGGCAATGAGAAAATCCATGCCTGGTTTTCGGGCCTTAATGTTCTGCCAGGCACCGAGAATAATGGGTTTTCCTGCATAGAATACCCCTGGGATGGTCAGAACCAGGTTAATCCACTGAAGAAATCCCTTCATCACAGGGTCGATTCCCTGGAAAAAGCCGGCATATAAACCGATGGATATCAGCATGACATTCATCGAAAGGAAAGCTGAAGCCCCCAACCGTATGGTCAGATCCTTCGACTCAGCTTCCATGGTTGGTTTTTCGGCGGTCGGGTTAAAAGGATAGGCGTAATATCCGATGCCAGAAATGGTATTCAGAATGGTGGGAATGGTCACCAGCCGGTTGTCCCAGCGGACACGTGCCCGGTGGGTGGCCGGATTGATCGAAAAATCAAGCACACCGGGTAACCGTCTGACCACTTCTTCACTGGAAAACACACAGGCCGCACAGTGAATTTTCTCGATTTTAAGATAAACCAGCTTGATGTAACCGTCACCCCGGACAAATTGACGGGTCATTTCATCCAGTTTTTTTTGCTCCTCAGGGGTCAGTTCAATCGGCGAACGGTCCTCTGGAAGACCAAACTCTTTTCTCTGGAGGTTATAAATATCATCATACCCCAGGTTTTTTAAAGTTTTCCATGAAAATTCACATCCGGGGCAGCAAAAATGCCGGTCCACTCCCTGCAGACTAACGGTGGTCAGTTGTCTGGGGGCGGTCAGTTTTGAGCAGTGATCACAGTAAAAAAGGGAACCTTTCTGCATATCAGCGAATGATCATCCTGAATTCTTTTCGGAAATCGAAGGATCCGGCGGGCACGGTGGTTCGGATGAACCATTCACCTTTTTCTGTGAATTGAACAGGAATGACCCAGGTGGAGTCAGTTGAAGGAAGTTGCAGAATTTTCTGGTCAGGTGTGGTCCCGGTGGCCCTGTACAGGATAATTCTGGCGGTATCGGTTTCCAGATTCAACATTTTTGATGGATAAAACGAAAGACTCAGGGTTTGGGGACCGGTCGTCAGGGAACTGACTGCCATTTTCAGATCCAAACCCGATTTTTCCTGAATCTGGCGACGATCCGATTCGGGTTGAAAAAAGTCCTGCTGGGTCTTGTAGTCATCCTTAACCGGCGGAATGAACAACTCTTTTCCAACCCACACGATATGGACCAATCCGCCAATGAGAAGAATGAAAAAAAAGACAATGGTGGCGGGCCACCAGTTAATTCCGTTTTTACTCACGTGTAAATCCCTGATTAAAGTCTGTCGTCTGAAGTCTGGTCTGAAGTCTGATGGTCACCGTCTGAACAGAATCTGTTTCCCGGCTGCGGATCATCAGGGGCAACCGGATGCGCTCCCCTGCCTGAACCAGAACCGAATCGATGGCAGGAATCATGCTGAAGCGTTGGTCCGGAACCGAAATTCTGATCCATTCCGGGCTTTTTCCATGATTATCAGCCGAAATCCAATATCCGTTCACTCTGTCTTCACCTACCTGCCGTGCCACCATATCGGTGTTTCGGGTCACCGTCAATTCGACGGTTTGGTGGGTAACCACAAAAAAACCTGTCAAAAGTAGCAGAACCACACCACCTGCTCCAAATAAGGTGGCATTATCATGCAGCAGGGACTGACGGGTTTCCCTCGAGTGATAACTGACCAGGTTTTCTTTTCCCTTTCTGGTCATGATAGGCTCACATGCATCAATACAAGCCCCGCAGGCAATACAGGCCATCTGCAATCCATCCCGGATGTCAATTCCGGCCGGACAGACGCGTGAACACATGGTACATTGGGTGCAATCATTTTCACGGCTTTTATCAAAGCCGATAATCAGTGTGGTGGGCTTAAAAATGGCACTTTGTAACTTGGCGTAAGGGCAGATGTATTCACAGAAAGACTGCCGTACAATGGCAATATCCAGAAACAGGACCAGAAAAGTGACGATTAGCGATCCGGCAAGAAAGACAGAAACCGAACCGGATGACAAACGGTCAGAAAATTCGTATGGGCTGATAAAGTACCAGATAATATCAAGGGTCACCAGACAGATGAAAAGAAAAATGGTGAACCAGGTTCCTGCCATTCTTAAGGCACGTTCGGTTCCCCGGATTGATTGACGGGGCATCCAGAATTTTTCAAACCATCTGACGAAGTCTGTCAGAATGGTTTGCGGACAGATCCATCCGCACCAGATCCTTCCCCAAACCATGGTTACCCAGATCAGCAAAGCGGTCAGTGCCAGGGTGAGTGACAGGAAAATATGGAAATCGGTAAATGAATAAACCGAGAAAAATAAATGATATTCCATCCGTTCAACATCAAAACGGAAAAAGCTGATGCCATCGGAAACTAAAAACGGAATGCCAATCATGATCAGAAAAAACAAACTGATCGTCCACCGTCTTCTGGCTGCAAATTTGCCTTTTTCAGGGTAATAGTAAGGGACCTTGCGCATGTTATTTTCCTCTGTTTTCTTTCAGAGGATTCTTTGAGTGGGTGGTGTCACCGGACAGGATGAGAATCCGGTTAAAAAAAAGCCGGTACCAGAACCTGATACCGGCTTTTGTGCTCAATTGCAGAATAGCTCAGGGCTTGACAGACAGCGAGTGCACAAAGGCAGTCAGTTTGAGTAAATCATCCTGGCTGAATTGTGTTTTGTAGCCGGGCATGCCTTTCGGACGACCAACTTCAATGGATTTGTAGATGGGTTTCGGGTCACCACCATACAACCACTCTGCATCATTCAGGACAGGACCGATTCCGCCTTCACCTGCAGCGCCATGGCATGGAGAACAAGTTGCTGCGTAGGTGGTTCCTCCTGCTGCAATTGCCTCGGCAACACCATAGTACATATCATACTGAATGGTATCCGCAGTGGCTGCTGCTTTTTTCTTTTCATAAACAGCCATGGTCTCTTTAAACTCACCTTCCTGAGTCCATCCGGAAATTCCCGGCAGGTACTGCGGAATGTAATAAACACCAAAAGCCAGCAGAATCAGGGCAAGTACAATAAAGCTGAAGGGCAATTTGTGCTTGCTTTCATTCCGGTATGAAATATCATCGTAATCGGATTCAGGTTTTGGTTTTTCCTGATTTTCCATTTGAAAACTCCTCGTCATCGTTTAAAATATCGTACTTCGGCTGCTCGACCGATTCTTTTACAGAATTTCTGTAATAATAAATAATGATCCCGATCATGATCAACCCGAGTACAACCGTAAGAATTACATATGCCATTTGGTTTTTGATCCTTATTGCACCTGAGCGGAATCGGATGGGGCTGGAGCCGGTGCAGGTTCTTCGATGGTTTCCACGGGTGCTTTGGCAATCATGGTACCCAAAACCTGAAGATAGGCAACCATGGCGTCCATTTCCGTTTTTCCATCAAGTTGTGCAGGAGCGGCTGCAATTTCTTCATCCGTGTATGGAACACCCAGCGTTTGGAGGGCTTTCATACGGGCGGTGATAGAACCTGCATCGGCCGGACGGGTTTCGAGCCAGGGATACGCCGGCATGTTCGAATCCTTCACGATTGACCGCGGATCCTTCATATGCTGAACGTGCCAGCTGTCGGGATACTTACCTCCGATCCGTGCCAGATCCGGGCCAGTCCGTTTGGAACCCCACAGGAAAGGCCTGTCATAGGCAAACTCACCCGATTTGGAGAATTCCCCATACCGTAACACCTCATCCCGTAAAGGACGGACCGTTTGAGTATGGCAATTGTTGCAGCCTTCGCGGATGTAGATATCGCGGCCTTCAAGTTCGAGCGCTGTGTATGGCCGGACTGTATCGATTTTTACTTCCATGGATTCCATGAAAAGCGGAATGAAGGCTGTAATCACGCTACCAATGAGAATGACCAGTAAGGCCAGTACAATCATAAGGAGCGGTTTACGCTCGACGATGTTAACCGATTGATCACTCATATGGCACCTGCTGTCTTGACTGAACCTGCTGGTTCGTTTTCTTTAGAACTTTGAATGGTTTTATACATGTTCCAGGCAAACACAATAAATCCGGCAATAAAGATCACCCCGCCCACTGCGCGTAAATCCCAATAAGGATACGAGGCTGTGATGCTGTCCTGAATGGTGTATTTCAGACTTCCATCCGGATTGGTGGCTTTCCACATGGCGCCCTGCATGATGCCGGCAATCCACATGGTGATGGAATAAATAATCTGTCCGGTAAAGACGAGCCAGAAGTGCAGATTGGCCAGCCGGACCGAATACAGGTCGGTTTTATATAATTTCGGAATCACATAGTAGAAGGAAGCCATAATGGTCATAGCAAACCATCCCATGGTACCCATGTGAACGTGTCCCGGAACCCAATCGGTGTAATGGATCAGGGATGAAATGGACCGGATGGCCTGAGAAGGTCCCTGAAGGGTCTGCAGACCATAGAAGGTGATACCCATGATAAAAAACTTGGTCAGATAATTGGTACGCATCTGTTCCCAGTTTCCATTCATGGTCAGATAACCGTTGATGACCGATCCCCAACTGGGTGCAATCAGCATGATGGAAAAAGCAATGGCCACCGTCTGAATCCAATCGGGAACCGGTGTCCAGATCAGGTGGTGGGCACCCGTCCACAAATACAGGAAGATCAATGACCAGAAAGCCACCAGGCTCAGACGATGGCTGTAAAGCGGAAGACCCGTGACTTTCGGGAGGAAGTAGAAAAAGATGGCCAGAATCGGAGCCGTGAAAATCATGGCAACGATGTTATGACCATACCACCACTGCATGTTGGCATCATTCACACCTGCGTAGAGTGAATACGATTTGAACAAACCTGCTGGCAATGCCAGGTTGTTGAAAATATACAGGATGGCCACCCCAAGTACCGAGGCGATGATGTACCAGAGTGATACATACATCTTATCGACGGTTTTGGTAAAAATGGTACCCAGCATGTTAATCGCATACATGACCCAAACCAGCACGACCATGATGTCGACCGGCCATTCGAGTTCAGCATATTCCTTGGAACTGCTGTAACCAAGGCTGAGTGTAATCACAGCCACCACGATGGTGAGGTTGTAAAACCAGAACATGGCTTTGGCAATTCCCGGTGCGAAAAGCGGTGCCTTGCTTAACCGGGGAACAAAGTAATAGGTCAACGCAAAAATTCCAGAAAGACCAAAACCGAGTGCAGAGCCATTGGTATGGATAGCCCGGATTCTTCCATAAGTGAAATATTCGCTGAAATTTAATTGGGGATAGACCATCTGGAGAGAAATCAGCACACCATATAACAGGGATGCCAGACCCCAGACAATCATTGACACAGTGAACGCTTTCACTGGCCAACTGTCATAACGTTCTTCCATGAGCTCCTCTTTCGGTTTGAGTTCAGTCCTGCTGATCATCCGGCCGCACAAGCCCCGGGATTCATCAGGTACGGCTGCAAATATTTGCCTCGGTTCCTCTGATTTCTACTTTTTTTGTAATTTTTTCTGATTTCTAATTCTGCTCTAATAAAAGTCTCCATTTTTTATAAATCTGATTGGTGTTAACCCGATATACATATTATCAGGTCTTTTTTTCTGCTTGAATCACCCGGGGAAGTTAAGAGAAAGTTGTGTATCCTGATCAGGGTCCTTTTTTACCCGATTCAGGCGGAGGAGTCGTTCCAGGTCGGGATGGCATGAATGACAACCTGTACCAGCCAATGTAAAATGTCCCAGCATTTCCACCGAAGAGGCTCCCCGGAGGATGGCTGCGACCACCTCCTGTTCCCCCACAGATTGACAAAAGCACACGAGAGACATTATTTGTTCAGACGAATGGTGGATCCGTTGATGGCCGAGCCGGCCGGACTGATGAGAAACTCTATAAGCGCGGCGATTTCTGCTGGTTTTATCCATTTGTCAAAGCCACCATCGGGCATTGCTGTCCGGTTGGATGCGGTATCGATGATGGCTGGAACAAGGGTATTCACAGTAATTCCTTTGCCACCTGCTTCACGTGCCAGTGTATCGGCCAGATAATGCAAAGAGGCTTTGCTGGCGCCATAGGCACCATAACCGGGGGAAGGAGACAAACCAGCTTCGGCTCCGATGAAAAGGACCGATGCATGAGGACTGTTCTTCAGCGATGGAATGACCAGCGGGACCAGATCAGAGGCCGAGAAAAAATTCATCTGCATCATATGATGCACCTGTTGCAGGGGTGTCATTTCCAAGGTGGAGCCTCCCCAGAAACCACCCGCCAGGTGAAACCAGGCCATCAGATCGCCTGTTTCATATAATCGATCTGCAAGTTTCTGTTGTCCGGAAAGGTCTCCGGCGGTCCATTGGACCCACTCAACCATCGGATGAACCAGACCGGGTTTCTGCCCGGACCACGTTCCCAGCACCCGGTACGATTTTGATGAAAAATGTTGAACCAGAGGTAACCCCAATTGACCGGATGCACCGGTTATCAGAATGGTCTTCACCATTATCGCTCCCAGTTTCTGCGTGTTTCTAGCCAGAAATCTTCATAATTGGCGAACCGGTCAAAAGTATACCCCACTATGACATCATCCACCCGGATCGGAGTGAATATCAATGGAATGTTCTGGCCCACCCGACGGTAAAAATAGTACCAGGTCAGTTGGGTGGGAGTCCATTCTACCATGACCGGAGGCCCAAGGACAATGTAGGTCATGCCCAGATCGGTGCGCCAACCCGGTTTATATCCTGAGAAAAACCGGTTGGCTTCTTCTGCCCGCTCATAGAATTGGGCAATTTTGCGTTTGGCAACGGCAGGGTTGCCTTCAGTCAGGTTCAACCAGAAAGCATCAAAGTTGGATTTCAGCAGGGAGTCTCCCCCGGAAACAATCCGTTCAAATTCAGAAGTGGTTGCCAGATAACGAACGACCGACACAGCATCATGAAGGTTTCTGATGTAGGGATGAGTTTCGGGAAAAACGTGGAACACTTCCTTTCTGGATGTATACGTCTGAACAGATGTCTTTACAAGCAATGTGGCATAATAAGTGCCCAGCTTCAGTGTATCGGGAAATGGAAGGTTTAACGAAAGAGTCCCTGTTGAATGAAGGGTCAGGGATGAATCCAACAGGGTGAACTGATAGAGCGGATCGGTCAGTTTATAGCCCCGGGTTTCAATGGAGCCCATAATGGGATTCAATCCGTAAAGGGGTCGTGCAATCACGGTATCACTTTTAACCCGGGTGATCATCAAGAGTATTCTGGCATCCAGCGAATCGAGACCTGAATGACCAATGTCAAAAGAGATCTGGGCTTCCCTGCCCGGTCCGATTGGAAGCTGTTTGGTCACAGATACATCCCCGAAGTTAGGAGAATCGAGAAACCGGATGGAAGAGAGCTGAATTTTGTAGTCTTTCGGGTCGATGGTGTAAACTGTGGTAATCTTATAATCTGATCCGGAAATTTCATCGGTCACCAAACCTTCGACCCGAAATCCACCTGATTCCAGAGGAAGTCCGACCTGAATTTTCTCAAAGACCTGTTGCTGGGTTTCCTCATAGGATTTCAACTGTCTTGCGATCAAAATGGTGGTATCGAGTACAACCGTTCCCGTTATTTTACTGACCTGGAGTCTGAGCTGAAGGGAACCATGGTACGAATCCCCGTTTTGCGCAAAGGTGATTTCGTTCCGGGGAATCTGCAGAGAGAAATAGATCCGGGATTGATTATCCCTGATCATTGAATACAAGGCGTAATTGATATGTTTGCGGGTGAAAGGATTCATCTGATCAGAGATATATTCTCTGACCGAATCGGAAGGTGCACAGCCCTGAATCAGGCCTGCCAAGATTGGCAGACTCCATGCAAGGCCCTTCAAAACTCGTTTCATGACCACCCTCCGTTCTTAATCACTACAATCTGCCTGTGTAAGTGGTTTCATTGCCTTTTCGGTCACTGACTCTGATGACCGCAAGATACTCATCGGCTGGTTTAATCCGCTCGGGATGAACAACGGCCACTTTTCTCTCCGGATCGAGATCGGCCCGACACCAGACGCCATTGATCAGAACCTGAAAAGATGAATAATCAATTCCCGAAATCCGATCCTCCAGATCGACCAGAAAAAGAGTCCCTGGCTTCCAGTTTTTCTTTTTCCGGACAGAGAGCACCGGTGGCTCGGTATCTTTACCGGGAGCAAAATAACCCGATCCGCCGACTGCGGCAGTCAGATACCCGGATTGAGACGATCCTCCTTCCCAGGCCCAGTCATTTCCAGTCCAGGTCATCAGTCCCCAATCAGAGGGGGACGGCACCGGAATCCGGACGGAAATGGACGACAGAAATGGTACCGTTTCCGGACCGATGAGGATCCGGTAAGTTTCCGGCTGTTGTGGTGAGCCAGATTCCCTGATGAACAGCCAGGAATTTTCGAACCGGCTGTTCTGACGAATGGTCAGATCTGTTCCGGATGGAAGTTCGAGAAGAATTTCGTCGGTGGTCGCCACCCAATAGGCATTCACTTCTGATGAATAGAGACGGCCCGTTGCATGATAGACCGAGGTTCGGATGGATATCACCCGCTCGCCTGATGGAACGGGATACCACAACCATACACCCTGCTCATTGCTTTCTGCAAAATCAGGCAAGACAAAACGACCGTTCAGTTCGGTGGTTACCGTCATCATCCGCTGATGCAACTGGTTTCCCCGGAGTCTGATTCTGAACTGATCGAACTGACTGACCACCTCTATACTGTCAATTTCTCCCGACCGGACCCAACCCGAACCCGCGGCGATTTTGTATCCGTTTTTACCAGCATCGGTATTTTCGCGCTGAAGTCCGGGCAGCAGGGCCTGAGCACGTACCGGAACAGGTTCGGTATCAGCCATCAGGACCGATTCCCGTTTGATCAGCACCGGTTGCTGTCGCCTGATTTCATTTCCGTGAAAATCTTTCATGCTGATCTGAAGGGTGTGAACCCCATCTTCCAACTGACCGAACCAGAACTCAGGATCCTGAGTCACCGGTTGAGTGACCGGATTATCCGGAACCGGAAACAGCCGTACCGGACGACCATATCCCATACGGATACTTTCAAAATCCCGATGAACATGGATGAATTTTGCCAATCCGATCGGGTAACTGTCATAAACCGACTGATACAACAACCGGTCACCGACCGAAAGGGTCATCTGATAAATTCCAAGCCGGTTGGTTCCGTTGGTTGTATGATCCTGTCCTTCGGCCAGCACACCAAACGGACCTGTTATCACCGGGATGTCAGATGGGGTGGTTTCAGGATCGAACGTGTCGGTCACATTCAAC from Bacteroidota bacterium harbors:
- a CDS encoding DMT family transporter, whose protein sequence is MIVSNTGEWAALGTTVCWTVTALAFERASRAVGSLAVNWIRLIMAMIFISLFTWASRGLFFPVDATPHAWLWLSLSGLVGFVLGDLFLFRSYLEVTARIAMLIMTLVPPMTALAGWMFLGETLTFIQLTGMALTLSGIAIVVLKRPGTEGGKLDFHYSVKGILLAFGGAVGQAAGLILSKIGMGTYDPFASTQIRIITGIAGFTLIVTVLKRWNSVGAAIRQAPAMGAMATGAFFGPFIGVSLSLLAVQTTHAGVAATIMSAVPVLIIIPSVFLLKEKVNGREMIGAAISVAGIALLFI
- a CDS encoding peptidylprolyl isomerase, whose amino-acid sequence is MKSVSFVILAGWMVVFTACGPDQPGTPSAKEVLPDSISGSTQTQPHFRYLDDRNAVSYLLDYGKKHPGNDLILYTSMGEIRIRLYENTPVHRANFIRLIDLGFYDRTVFYRVIRGFVLQGGDSDDPARKDLKKKYGVYTLPSEFRPGLIHRPGALAATRDYDNNPEKRSSPYDFYLVHGKTVTRWDLDKIEKDNKRVFLPEERTFYETTGGAAHLDGEHTVFGQVTKGLDVINRIASVPVDPADWPLADVRIDSIRLVH
- the ccoS gene encoding cbb3-type cytochrome oxidase assembly protein CcoS — protein: MTSQYALIIMSLLIALAGFGLYIWAARTGQFEDTEDTKYQVFDEDDDQQAPPPDQDTTHSQTEKK
- a CDS encoding heavy metal translocating P-type ATPase metal-binding domain-containing protein; translated protein: MQKGSLFYCDHCSKLTAPRQLTTVSLQGVDRHFCCPGCEFSWKTLKNLGYDDIYNLQRKEFGLPEDRSPIELTPEEQKKLDEMTRQFVRGDGYIKLVYLKIEKIHCAACVFSSEEVVRRLPGVLDFSINPATHRARVRWDNRLVTIPTILNTISGIGYYAYPFNPTAEKPTMEAESKDLTIRLGASAFLSMNVMLISIGLYAGFFQGIDPVMKGFLQWINLVLTIPGVFYAGKPIILGAWQNIKARKPGMDFLIALGTLSAFFLSTVHTITGEGETYYDTANMLIFFILLGRYVEIKVKRMVLRESDKYDEFRVESVTRVSGSGRETVAMDQVSLGDELEFYPGDRIPVDGILMTGVSAFDESLLTGESVPVEKMKGDAVISGSRNLVSTVTIRVTGTGEGTVLSRVMELIEESQLTKSPLSRLVDRVSAVFIYIILALAALTGFYHHLAGTGISPFLTAVAVLVIACPCALAIATPMAILVGNGVALGKGLLIKSGDVLENLVKVDHIVFDKTGTLTTGVMRVAEVRRVGERPITDPVLSSLAHAETEIFHPVAKAISSWGLEQFGRYGDYSNPESVPGRGIRFQVEGLWVAAGNMSWMKEQSVLFPQDYGLDQFTGAPGSVPVFVSINGTLQFVFLVEDSIRPEAADAIRHLKKNGYRITVLSGDRKENVLGLAHSLGLDRADCLYEQSPDDKLEKIREFSRNGSRILMIGDGVNDAPALGLADVGIAMGEGNRITLDNSGVVLLNNHLHSIGRVLFLAARTQRKIRQNLFWALVYNVVMIPLAMTGVLIPIYAAAAMSASSVSVVVNSVSLRWKS
- a CDS encoding FixH family protein → MSKNGINWWPATIVFFFILLIGGLVHIVWVGKELFIPPVKDDYKTQQDFFQPESDRRQIQEKSGLDLKMAVSSLTTGPQTLSLSFYPSKMLNLETDTARIILYRATGTTPDQKILQLPSTDSTWVIPVQFTEKGEWFIRTTVPAGSFDFRKEFRMIIR
- a CDS encoding 4Fe-4S binding protein — encoded protein: MRKVPYYYPEKGKFAARRRWTISLFFLIMIGIPFLVSDGISFFRFDVERMEYHLFFSVYSFTDFHIFLSLTLALTALLIWVTMVWGRIWCGWICPQTILTDFVRWFEKFWMPRQSIRGTERALRMAGTWFTIFLFICLVTLDIIWYFISPYEFSDRLSSGSVSVFLAGSLIVTFLVLFLDIAIVRQSFCEYICPYAKLQSAIFKPTTLIIGFDKSRENDCTQCTMCSRVCPAGIDIRDGLQMACIACGACIDACEPIMTRKGKENLVSYHSRETRQSLLHDNATLFGAGGVVLLLLTGFFVVTHQTVELTVTRNTDMVARQVGEDRVNGYWISADNHGKSPEWIRISVPDQRFSMIPAIDSVLVQAGERIRLPLMIRSRETDSVQTVTIRLQTRLQTTDFNQGFTRE
- a CDS encoding c-type cytochrome, giving the protein MENQEKPKPESDYDDISYRNESKHKLPFSFIVLALILLAFGVYYIPQYLPGISGWTQEGEFKETMAVYEKKKAAATADTIQYDMYYGVAEAIAAGGTTYAATCSPCHGAAGEGGIGPVLNDAEWLYGGDPKPIYKSIEVGRPKGMPGYKTQFSQDDLLKLTAFVHSLSVKP
- a CDS encoding CcoQ/FixQ family Cbb3-type cytochrome c oxidase assembly chaperone is translated as MAYVILTVVLGLIMIGIIIYYYRNSVKESVEQPKYDILNDDEEFSNGKSGKTKT
- the ccoO gene encoding cytochrome-c oxidase, cbb3-type subunit II, translated to MSDQSVNIVERKPLLMIVLALLVILIGSVITAFIPLFMESMEVKIDTVRPYTALELEGRDIYIREGCNNCHTQTVRPLRDEVLRYGEFSKSGEFAYDRPFLWGSKRTGPDLARIGGKYPDSWHVQHMKDPRSIVKDSNMPAYPWLETRPADAGSITARMKALQTLGVPYTDEEIAAAPAQLDGKTEMDAMVAYLQVLGTMIAKAPVETIEEPAPAPAPSDSAQVQ